A segment of the Microbacterium luteolum genome:
CCGGTCGCCCCGGAGGCGGAGATCGCGTCCGCGTCGTAGATGCTCGGCCAGGCGAACTCGGCGAGTTCGAGCGCGACCTCGCGCCACGGCTGGAACGCGGGGACGGTCTCGGTCCATTCCCGGCGGATGTGCTCGCCCGTGAACAGTGTCGGGTCCTCGCGGAAGTCCGCCGGCTCCGTGCGCTCGGCCGACCAGCGGGTCGCGTCGCCGTCTGCATAGCTCGACTCGTGGAACGCGAAGTACATCGGGTTGCGCCCGCTGTACGGCATCGCATGCATCAGATCGTGGCGGAAGGCGTTGGACCGCGGATCGCGCTCCAGGAGGGACCACACGGTCTGCCAGCCGTCGTTCGTGCCGAGGGCGGACCCCAGCGAGCGGAGGCGCGAGCGCGAGACCACTTCGCCATCGGGCAGGACGATGTCACCGGCATCCGCGCGGTCGACGAGGCGTCGCATCGCGTCGCGATGCTCGGGGAAGCGACGGTAGTAGCGTTCGGATGCGGAGCGCATCTTGTCATAGCACAGCGCGTAGACGTCGTCCGGGTGGCGGCCCACGGCGCTCAGCCCGCCGGTGATGAAGACCTGGTCCAGGGAGGCGGCGTCGGTCGTCAGGTACGCCAGCGTCGTGAAGCCGCCGAAGGACTGGCCGAGCACGCTCCAGGTCGCCGCTCCGAGGTGCTCGCGGAGGGCCTCGCAGTCGCGGACGATCGCGTCGGCGCGCAGGTGCGTGAGGTGCTCGGCGATCGCGGACGAGCCCAGAGCGAGATCGTCGTCGCCGACGGGAGTGGATCGACCCGTGCCGCGCTGATCCAGCAGCACGACCCGGTAGTGGGCCAGGGGCTCGTCGAGCCACGCGGGCGAGACGGGGGAGTGGAACGGGCGCGGCGCCTCGTGGCCAGGTCCGCCCTGGAGGAAGACCAGGAACGGCAGCGCTTCGCCGCCCTCCCGTGACACGACCGCGGCGAACACGTCGATCGTGCGGTGATCGGTCGGGTCGTCCCAGACGAGGGGCACGGTCAGGGTGTGCTCCTCGACGGTCAGATCGAGCAGCCGGCGGGTGACGGTCTTGGCAGTGGTCATCACATTACGTTTCCGATATAGGAGTACTTGACGAAGACCTCCGAGGCGATGCCGGACTCCTCCAGCACGCCCTGCACGGCGGTCATCATGTAGTTCGAGTCCCAGCCCATGTAGAGGAAGTGCGTGTCGTCGAGGTCGTCCCACTGCCCCTTCCATGCCATCTCGTCGTAGATCGGACCGCCGTGGCTCGCACAGTAGGCGAGTGCTGCCGCCGGGGTGTCGGTCCACGCGCGGCGGAAAACGCGGTTGAAGAGGTACTTGACGTCGGGAACCTCCCAGCGCTCTCCGCGGTACTCGACGTAGTCGAACTCGTGTTCCCAGCCGGCCGGCCACCCGCGACGGCGGACCGCATCCAGGATCGGGGTCAGGCCGTCGTCGTCGATCTCGGGCAGAGCCGGGCGGGCCCAGATCCGCAGGAGGTCGGCGGTGAGCGCGACGGTGCGCTGCGTGATCGCCGCCGTGCCCCAGGAGGCCGTCTCGCCGATGGTCCGGGTACCAGGCACCGTGCTCCGGGCGTAGGCCTCGACGCGCTTGACCGGATACGACGCTCCGAAGACGCGCTCGGCCAGCGGCTGCTCGAGCAGGGTGAGGTTCCCCAGGGTGGGCGCGAGAGCACGGTGGCTGTTCTGCTCGTCCTCCGAGTACTCGCTCCACGGGCGCGCCCCGTCGCCCGACCAGGTGTCGCCGGGGACGGACGGGACGATGTGCTCCACGTCGAATCCCTCGATGTCGTCGACGCCCTCGAGGCGGCCGAGCACGTAGGCCGCGTGCGGGAGCTCGCTGTACTTCAGCACGGCGCTCACGCGCTCGTCCGACGGCGTGATGCGCGCGAACGCGCGGGCGAGGGCGTCGCGGCCGGCCGTGCGCGCCCGGCACAGGCGGGCGATGAGACGCTCGCCCGGCAGATTCACGAGCGTCCGGCGCAGGTGCATCGTCTGGATCCACTCCAGCGTCTCGATGAGCTCCTCGCGACCGATGACGCCGCGGGTGTGGTCGCTGTAGGCGCTCATCACGAGCGGGTACGTCGACCGGCCGAACGTGTTCACGTATCGGAGCTGTCGCGCGATCTCAGGGTCCTGCTCGCGCGAGGGATCGAGCAGGACGCCGTAGATCTCGGCGAAGTGCCGCCAGTTCTCGGCATCCGCCTGCAGATGGGCGACGTCGACGCGGGGGAACGATCGGCGGAACGCGCTGTACACGCCGTGCTCGCCGTTCGCCGCCAGCTCGCGGCCGGTGGTCATCACGAGGTAGTGACGCCAGAACGCGCCGATGGCCTCACCCGTGTGCTGCTCGATCGGCAGCCAGAACCGGGTCTCCACGTCGAGCTGCTCAGCGTGCGTCAGCCCCATGAGGATGTAGTTGTGGATGAGCTCGTGATCGCGCAGCGGCTCGCCGGTGGAGTTCAGGCTCTCGAAGATCTGCTGCGCGTTCGCCTGCGCTCCGAGAGTGATCGACACGTGCTCGAGCTTCTGCAGTCCGCTCCAGATGCGGGGGGCTTCGTCGGCGTGGATCTGGCTGCGGAAGAAGGCGTAGTTGTCGTCGAACCGGGATTCGCGATCGACGTCGTCGCGGCGGTCCAGCACCACGGACTCGTACAGGTCTGCCCAGGCGTCGTGCGGCCTCAGCTTGGTGCGACCGGGGGAGTCGGGGCGCACCAGTACGCGCTCGAGCGCCGCCGCCATGGTCGGATCGTCGTCGCGGACGGCGTGGTGCAGGGCGGCGACCAGCAGCATCAGCGTCGTGATGCGCTGCTGCCCGTCGATGAGGATGAGGTCGGAGCCCGGCTCCTGGCCGTCCTGGGCAGAGAGGATCGACCCGATGAAGTGCCGGTGCGCATCGTCCTCGCCGGCCACCGCGCGGATGTCGGAGAGCAGCCGCTCGCAGCCCCCGATGTCCCACCGGTACTGCCGCTGATACACCGGAACCACGATGGTCGTCGTCCCCGTCGCGAGCCACTCGATCGTGTTGACTGCTGTCGCCTCGACGTTGGTCGCGGTGCTCATGCTGGTGTCTCGTCCTCCCGTTGCACAGGGCACCGAGGACTCGCCGGGCGCCCCGCTCAGTCTATTCGGTTATGCACGGCGGACCTCCGGGGAACGCCGCGCGGACGCTGTTAGGCTTGCCTTATCAGGGCCTGTTAAAACGTGCTGGCCCCCGATGAAAGGATCTGACTCAGATCATGGGATACATCAAGTCCGCTGCCCTCGAGGAAAAGGGATTCGTCGTCCTCGACAGCTACAACCAGGAGCTCGACCCCAAGGAATGGCTCGACATCGAGTACAACGACTGGAAGTCGTCCGGCGACACCCGGTTCGCACCGCTCGCCAGCGCCTTCGGTGACATCGAGTGCAACGGTTTCTGGAACCACAAGCCGCCGCGCACCGACAAGGACGGCGTCTGGATCGACTCGCAGACGGCCAAGGCGCCGAATCTGACGCGTCGCGCGCAGGAGCCGGGCGCCAACGTCGGTCGCTGCCGCGTCATCGAGCTGCAGCCCACGCCCTATGGCGAGTGCCTCTACAACCTGCACCAGGACGACAACAACCGTCTGAACCCGGACGGGACCGGCTGGGTCGTCCGCGGGTTCTTCAACCTCACCGACGACAAGGACAGCTACTTCGTCCTCCGCGAGAACCGCACGGACCCGAGCATCGAGTACCGCATCGCTCTGCCGGCCGGGGCCCAGCTCATCGTCGACACCCAGCGCCTGTGGCATGCCGCCACGCACAACGGCGACGAGCCCCGCTACTGCCTGATCACGTCGTGGACCTCGGGCCCGGAGCTCGACGCCTACATCGAGAAGTACAACGGCACGGACGACGTCCCCAACTACGAGGTCGACCAGGAGACGCTCGAGTTCGGTTACGCCGAGCAGGCCCGCAAGGATGCCGCTCGCGCCGCGTACTACGCCGCCAAGGGCCAGCAGGTCAAGCAGGCGATGAGCGAGGCGTAAGCCCCTTCGTCGAGTCTCGCTGAGCCCCCATCGGGTGGCTCGCTGAGCTGCCCGTCATGGGTCGCTGAGCCTGTCGAAGCGTGAAAGGCCCCGGTCGGAATGACCGGGGCCTTTCTGCGCCGGAACTACATGCTTGTGATTTCGTGCCGACTGGGCGAGAATGGGCCCATAACCGCATATTCTCGCCACTCTCGTGGGTTTCAGGTCGTTGGGGAAGACGCACCTGATGAAACGGAGAGATCATGGCGACGGCTTACGCACGCGGAGTGGTTTTCGTCCACTCTGCGCCTCGCGCGCTCTGCCCGCACCTGGAATGGGCGGTAGGACGCGCCATCGGGCGTGCGGTCAACTTCGACTGGACCGAACAGCCCGTCCTCGACGGCGCCCGCCGCGCCGAGTTCTACTGGGACGGACCCGTGGGCACCGGGGCCGCTCTCGCGACCGCCATCCGCGGCTGGGAGCACCTCCGCTTCGAGGTCACCGAGGATCCCACGCCGCGCAGCGACGGCGGCCGGTGGCTGCACACGCCCGACCTCGGCATCCACTACGCCCAGACGGATGCGGCGGGCAACATCGTCATCGGCGAGGATCGCATCCGCTACGCGATGGAGATCTCCGCCGGAAACGCGGTCGAGCTGCAGCGCGAACTGGACATCGCGCTCGGCTCGGCCTGGGACGAGGAGCTGGAGCCGTTCCGCCACGCCAGCGACGACGCGCGCGTCGTCTGGCTCCACAAGGTCGGCTGAGGCCGACGACAGACCTGGAGCGCAGGAGGCCGAGTATCGGATGCCGGTGGTCTCTCCCGGACGCTGAGAAACGTATCCTCGCTCCACCGACGAGAACCCCGCCTCTGTTCACCGAGGCGGGGTTCTCGTCCGTCGAGCCGACGCGTTCAGATCACCGCCGCGTGCGTGTCAGCGACCGGACGGAAGGCCGTGCCCTCGCGGACGTCGTCCCAGGCGAGGCGCAGCCGCTCCAGCGCCTCGATCGTGCGTTCGGGCGGATAGGTGATCGGGATGCGAAGGAATCGCTCCAGCACTCCGCCGGTGGAGAACCGCGGACCGGGCGGTGCGATCAGTCGGCGATCACGTGCCGCGAGTGAGAGCCGTGTCGAGATCGGAGCGCCCAGGTCGATCCAGGCGGACAGCCCGCCGGGAGTGCGCGGCATCCGCAGGTCTCCGATGGCTTCCAGTCCGGCGCTCACGGCCGACCGCCCCGCGTGCAGACGGGAGCGGACGTGCTCGGCGAGCGCGGGCATCTCGTCCAGCAGCTCGACCGCGATGCACTGGTCGAGCAGCGCCGTGCCCAGCTCGAACGACGGGCGGACCGCGAGCACGCGCGCGATGACCGGCTTCTCCGCCCTGATCCATCCGAGGCGCAGACCGCCCCAGGCGATCTTCGACATCGAGCCGACCGTGATCACCTGCGGGCTGAACGCGGCCATCGGAAGCGGCGTCCACCCCCGATCGATATCGAGCTCGGTGGTGGTCTCGTCGGCGATCACGCTCGTGCCGACGTTCCGCGCGGTGGCAGCGACGCGATCCCGATCGGCATCCGTCATGGTCGCGCCCGTCGGGTTGTGGAAGTCCGGGATCAGATAGGCCACCCGCGGGCGGCTCCGCAGCAGCAGCTCGGTGAGATGGCGGACATCCCAGCCGTCGATGCCGACCG
Coding sequences within it:
- a CDS encoding alpha/beta fold hydrolase, which encodes MTTAKTVTRRLLDLTVEEHTLTVPLVWDDPTDHRTIDVFAAVVSREGGEALPFLVFLQGGPGHEAPRPFHSPVSPAWLDEPLAHYRVVLLDQRGTGRSTPVGDDDLALGSSAIAEHLTHLRADAIVRDCEALREHLGAATWSVLGQSFGGFTTLAYLTTDAASLDQVFITGGLSAVGRHPDDVYALCYDKMRSASERYYRRFPEHRDAMRRLVDRADAGDIVLPDGEVVSRSRLRSLGSALGTNDGWQTVWSLLERDPRSNAFRHDLMHAMPYSGRNPMYFAFHESSYADGDATRWSAERTEPADFREDPTLFTGEHIRREWTETVPAFQPWREVALELAEFAWPSIYDADAISASGATGAAAVYVNDVYVPMEFSLETARLLPGVELWVTSEHEHNGLRAGPVLTHLIDLAHGRRIR
- a CDS encoding DUF262 domain-containing protein, whose product is MSTATNVEATAVNTIEWLATGTTTIVVPVYQRQYRWDIGGCERLLSDIRAVAGEDDAHRHFIGSILSAQDGQEPGSDLILIDGQQRITTLMLLVAALHHAVRDDDPTMAAALERVLVRPDSPGRTKLRPHDAWADLYESVVLDRRDDVDRESRFDDNYAFFRSQIHADEAPRIWSGLQKLEHVSITLGAQANAQQIFESLNSTGEPLRDHELIHNYILMGLTHAEQLDVETRFWLPIEQHTGEAIGAFWRHYLVMTTGRELAANGEHGVYSAFRRSFPRVDVAHLQADAENWRHFAEIYGVLLDPSREQDPEIARQLRYVNTFGRSTYPLVMSAYSDHTRGVIGREELIETLEWIQTMHLRRTLVNLPGERLIARLCRARTAGRDALARAFARITPSDERVSAVLKYSELPHAAYVLGRLEGVDDIEGFDVEHIVPSVPGDTWSGDGARPWSEYSEDEQNSHRALAPTLGNLTLLEQPLAERVFGASYPVKRVEAYARSTVPGTRTIGETASWGTAAITQRTVALTADLLRIWARPALPEIDDDGLTPILDAVRRRGWPAGWEHEFDYVEYRGERWEVPDVKYLFNRVFRRAWTDTPAAALAYCASHGGPIYDEMAWKGQWDDLDDTHFLYMGWDSNYMMTAVQGVLEESGIASEVFVKYSYIGNVM
- a CDS encoding DUF3145 domain-containing protein, which translates into the protein MATAYARGVVFVHSAPRALCPHLEWAVGRAIGRAVNFDWTEQPVLDGARRAEFYWDGPVGTGAALATAIRGWEHLRFEVTEDPTPRSDGGRWLHTPDLGIHYAQTDAAGNIVIGEDRIRYAMEISAGNAVELQRELDIALGSAWDEELEPFRHASDDARVVWLHKVG
- a CDS encoding PLP-dependent aminotransferase family protein — encoded protein: MTSRLVEQLGAQNAAGSTAAELAGQIRALILDGRLTNGERLPSERALALELRRSRSTMTRAYGLLESDGYVTRLHGGSTRVALPHIEHRAFDSDDASAIDLSIASMDSTPGLYDATVRSLPRLAALRSTSGYSLQGLPELRDAVASRFTQRGVPTSPEEIIITSGALNAVNLVLAAIGRRGERAVVEQPSFPHALDALDRNGYRLTPTPVGIDGWDVRHLTELLLRSRPRVAYLIPDFHNPTGATMTDADRDRVAATARNVGTSVIADETTTELDIDRGWTPLPMAAFSPQVITVGSMSKIAWGGLRLGWIRAEKPVIARVLAVRPSFELGTALLDQCIAVELLDEMPALAEHVRSRLHAGRSAVSAGLEAIGDLRMPRTPGGLSAWIDLGAPISTRLSLAARDRRLIAPPGPRFSTGGVLERFLRIPITYPPERTIEALERLRLAWDDVREGTAFRPVADTHAAVI